In the Rhinopithecus roxellana isolate Shanxi Qingling chromosome 16, ASM756505v1, whole genome shotgun sequence genome, AAAACTTGGGGAGGCACCCTGGGATCCtggaagcagaggctgggagggcagaagggagggagaaaggaggtgcATTTATTCAGCTCTTCTGAGACAATTCTACTGTCCTGCAGGGCACTGGTTCTGCTGGAGAAAGAGCTCACTTTGAGTTCAAATCTTAATACTGCATGTCCTTTAACCATACTGTACCTGCTCACCAGGCTGTGGACACTAATTTGTTGGGAAAGtgaatgtatttcattttttaaattaaaaagcatgTAAGGTTATATTACATAATTATGATATGTAATACATTTATTCAAATCATATTTAAGTTTGCAGCCACATGATTTTCAAAAGTATACAGATATAACTCAtagtatcttttaattttattcccaTAAGCCTagatttgttttaaagtctgAGTGCAAAGGTAGAGAATTTTTTAGTTCTTTAGTacctgccattttatttttctccaacttttttCAAAGATACAAAGAAAGGGAACAGATTGTACAACCCCTTTCCTGTATCCACCACCTAGAACCAATAATCACCAACCTTTTGTCATATCAGCTTATGTGCACGTACTGTGctgaacaatttaaaataaattttagacatGAAGACATTTTACCCTTTAATACTTCAACAGCACCTCCAAAAATTAAAGCCATTCTCCTAAATAAACATTATACTATTATCACACTTAAAAACATTAACAATAATTCTATAATATCATTCAGTATCCCCTCCAATTTGTAATTTCCTGCaaaatgtgcgtgtgtgtgcgtgtgtgtgtgcgtgtgcgcgcgcgcgcgtgtgtgtgcgtgtgtgtgtgcgtgtgcgtgcgcgcgcgtgtgtgtgcgtgtgtgtgtgtgtgcgcgcgctgATTTCTCTGGCTGGGAGTCAATCCGCACTTGTACTTATTGTTATACTTCTTCTTTTCAGCTGCTCTTATACCAGAAGAATCCTTCACCCTTTTTCTtgacattgatttttttggaagaGATCAGGCAAGTGACTGCAGAACGCCCACACTCTGACAGTCCGGTTGTTTCCCATGGTGTCGTTTAACTCATTGCTCAAGCTCTTCCATTTCCTGTAAACTTGCAGTCAAGTCTAGAGGCTTTGCTATTGACTCAACTGAAGCAGCTCTGGCAAGCGCACAGCAACAGTGATGTTGTGTGTTTCTTTTGCATCACATAACGCCAGGCTGAGCCAGTATTAGTGACAGTGAGTTTGATCTTCCTTTAAGGTACAGCCAgatgtctccataaaaaaaaatgggaaaacctttttttttttttttccaattagcaCCAGTTCACCTGCACACTTTCACCTAAGGGTTTGACACCCACTAGTGCACACTGCCTGACTTAATTATTTCATTCAGGGTTACAGAATGGAGATTTCCTCATTCTCCCATTTCTATGTTTATGAGCTGGCATTCTTCTGTTCAATTGCTTTCACTTGTGAACCAGGATGCAGGGGGGAGACTTACTCAACAGAATTGTAGGGAGGGCTGTTTCTCTCGagaggagtggtgagaaaagATGGTTTCTACGGGGGCATGGAGGACTCCTTGTCAGAGTCTAGTGTCTGAGCTTTAAGGCCCAGGAAGAGGACAGCAGATGGGGGTGGGGCAGTGGGTGAGTGAGAGGCCCGTGTGTGGGGAGACCCATTGAGGACAGGGACCTTTAGGGAAATGGAGCCTCACTGAAAGAGGAATTTCAGTGATGCCATGGGTCAGATCCCGGGTCTCTCTTAGGGAAACCCGCCATAAAGCATGAGAGCCACATGACTCCTCAGGGCTTCTGGGCTCCAATTCCGGAGACTAGTTTTGGAGGCATCACCACACCTCAAGGTTGCTCTGTTATATCAGGGTAACTGACTTTCTCTAGGAATGGAGACTTGGGTGCCGGTTAAAACAACCCTCAGCCAGTAACCTAGCAGTAAATTTTTCATCATGGGAAGCAACTAATTGAACAGATGTGTTAATGAACCTATTGACCGTTTTGGTGAGTATAGACACAGTGGCCACAGTATGCTGTATTGTTATCCCGGCTGCGACCAATGCCAAAGGAGTGTGTTCCCTTCTTTTCTTGACTTGATGCTGTAGGAGTCCAACAAAGGGAAGCACATTCAGGCCCACATGAAACTTGGGTCAGAAGTGGCTTCTCAGAGCCGTACACCAGACACTCTGAACAAGCTGGAAGGCTGCAGTGCCAGGAGACTCCAGAGTAACACAGGCAAAATGGCGTAGGCGAAACGCTGGGAAGTCCCCCAGCTCCTGAGGGCCAGAGCCTCTAGGGCCGGCAGCCTCAGCAGGCAGGGTCACTTGCCTGCTTCAGCTCAATTGCTGAGGGCTTGCGTTTCTCTGCAGGGAACAGGAGTGCCCCCGACTTCCACTCTTAGTGCCCTTCACCGCTCAAACTGCACCCCAAATAAGCATATGCACCCTGCTCCAAGGGAAGGAGGCGCTGGGCTCATCCTCTGGAGGCAAGAGGGCGAAAGACAGAAAGTAACGAGCGGCCTTTGCACAAAGAATCCTCAACTCTCTGCAGCGGCCCCTGAGGCCCCAATCCTGCCAGCCTAGGAATGTACAGTCGGATGACAggcctctccttcctttttcGTCTTCTTCCTCCcgcttctctcctctctccttttcctcctcctcctttttctttacttttttcctttctctacaaGCTTCTAAGGTTGTTTCTGTATTCGCTCAATCATGGCCTTTGCCATTGATTGAAAATGTGGCAGTTCCTTCTCTGGGAATTCTTCTGTTTGAAGCCTTCatatagatttattattattattattattgccacaCAAAAGGGGCAAATCCGTGTGAGGAAGGGGGTCGCGTGGGGGCTGAGATCCGCCGGCTGCCGGTCTAGGAGGGGCGCTGCTCTGTGCCGGAGTGGGCGCTGGTGCACCAGCAGGGGCTAGGGGAGAGCGCTGCCCCGCCTGGAGTCCAAGTCTCTGCGTGCCTGGGGGTAGAGCGCGGAGAGGGACCAGTCAGGCGCCGGAGGGGACCAGTGCCTAGAAGGAGGAAGCCCAAACAAAAACGCTGTCCGGCGCCAGCCGCCCACCTACAAGCCCAAGCCGGTGGTTGTCCAGTTACAAAAGGAAATGGTCAGGATTGGGACCAACGATAATGATAGTATTAATTCTATTAAGAATCGGCCCAAACAAACTCTCGTTGTCAGCGCGGCAGGCGCCCGCCCAAGCCCAGACCTCCGACCAGGTTTCGAGCCTGTTCCGGCCGGGTCGCTGGGCGCCCAGGGTCGGCACCTGGAGCTCGCCCGATGAGGGCAGGGTCTAGAGGCCGGCCTGGGGACAGGGGCCGAAGGGCGAGCAGGATCCTAGGGGATTGGCGGGGTCGGGGAGAAGCGGTCCAGGGTGGGGGCGGGCTGGGTGCCCGCAGACCTGGCTGCTTGAGCCGGAGGTGGGGAGCTGGAGGAGCGCCGGGTTCGGGGGCGGGGACGAGGGGCGGGAGTTGGGGGCGGCGAGGGGAGGGGCGGAGCGTGTGTCCCGCCCCGGCGGGCCGCTGGAAAAGTTTGGTCTCTGACGAGCTCGGGCAGAGGCCGAGGAAGCCGGTTCCGGGGACAGGGAACAGGGACTCAGGGACCCGAAGGCGGCGGCAGGACGCGACCGAGCAGGACCCCAGGCCCGGGAACGACGTCGCGAGCCCCGAGACTGCCGGGCTTCCCAGCCCAGCTGGCATTCGAGCGCAGGACCGGGCGCCCCGGCACCGTCGCGCGCCACCCGCCGGGATGCCGGTGGCCCCAGCGCCCTCAGCCGACGGAGGTGAGCGGCGGGCCCGGGCGGGGCGCGCGGACGCAGAACccgggtggggggctgggggcctAAGGACCCACCTTTCCGACAAAATCCCCACCGATCCCGGGCGCGACGGGGACCTGGGCGCGCCGCGGCGGCCGGAGCGCTCCACATCAGCACCCCTCCCCCAGAGCCGCTGCAGGAACGCGGAGGAGGCCTTTGCCACCGCTCCCGGAGCGTTTACAACGGGCTGGAAGCTGAATACCTGGATGAAAGTGGAGAGGCTGTTTGTGGAGAAATTCCATCAGTCGTTTTCCTTGGACAATTAAAAAGTTAGGCGCCCGcagtgccaggggctggggacgCTGGACGTGGGAGAGGGTTGTGGTCGTTAGCCTGGGAAAATCATTCTTTTAAACAATATTCGCCGGAAAATCAGTTTTTTCCTAACATTTCTCAAACAAGGCAATTAGGTCCGTCAGAATCGGTGCTGGAAGACGAAGTCCCCACAGTGCAATAATGAGGTTCCCACGAAAAATCAGTACGTTGTGTTCGTGAGATAACAGCTAGAGAAGGGGCTTTGGGCTTTTTGAGTCtcccaatacacacacactctctctctctctctctctctctctctctctctctctctctctctctctttctctctttctctctttctctcttcctctgacTTTCTGGCTTTGGACACTCCCAATGGCACATTTCTTTGTggtgtttttatatttagatataagAAAGGAACTTCTTGTTGGATTTTTAAAGGGAACACACCTCATTTTGACCCTTAAACTAAGGAAAGGGGCGCTGCAAGAACAGAGAGCGCTTTAgaaggttatttttaaatggaggCCCACCCTATACATGGTACCCACTCCTACTTGGACCTCTGAGATCTCCAGAATTAGGTATCATTCTAAAATCTGGACATTAGAAGTCACAGACTTTGTATATGACCACATACtcataatttatcttttcaatattttttattcatagaAGAAAATTTTGCAGGCAtggttaagaaaaatataattcctAGAAAGTATAAGGGAAGGATTATGTTCTGCAGATATATGACTAACAAGAATAGCTGGCCATGCCCAGGGCTGGTGTTGGTTGAGGAGATAGTGATGGtgtggggcgtgtgtgtgtgtgtgtgtgtgtgcttgaggAGTTGTGCAAGTGTTCATATTTGTAAAGTATTATTTCATTGATGCAGACCTCAATGCTAGGTTGAATAACTTTGTTGCCATAGGAGAAGAACCACACATCAGGCTTTTTTCATTAGCAAACCAGTAAATACTCACTTTGGGCCTCTGAAGTCACGCCCATCACCTAATACCTGAGATACAAACTGAAGCTAGCTCTTAAGAGCCTCCCTCTAAGATTTAGAGAGAATGATTTCTCAACCAGTCTTCATCTTTGAAAATGCCGTTTTCCTCTTTATCATCGTGATTTTTATTCAAATGCATGAGTCTCTGATTTTCTACCATATGCAAAGGGTAGGGACTACAGTTTCCTGTAGAAGAAACTTTACATAGTGGCCTGAGGATCTGATTTCTCAGAATTCAGGGATTGGTTTTCCTCTTTCTGGAAATAATGACACTAACTTGATTTCATGGTATCTCTTTCATCTTCCTCAATACATGtactgtatgtatatttttattatatactgtggatatatttttattaccaaaaaaagaatttgagcatgccacaattttgaaaaatcagaGGTTGCCTTGTTGTAGAACCCTTTAACTGCCAGGACTTTGTACTGTTTCCCCAGTGTTACCTAGAGCCAGGCCACCAGCCTGATGCAGTCTGTTTACCTTAGCTGGAACCAGGGTGCTGTGGGTTCTATGAGCTGTTCTGTTCCTTCATATTTGGCTTCCTAATTCCTTTCTTATCAGTTTCAGAGCCATTTCCTATGATTCCTCTGCCATATGTTTTCTGCCAAATTAATTGCCTTAAGATTTTCCTTAAGCTTTTGGAGATAATATAAtgtttgagaaaaaagaaaaagaatagactGAGTGGAATCGTATCTAGTTACAGTTAATAACACGTTTCAGTTGATGTTACTGTTATAGCTACTGGGCATAAAGTCTCCTTCCCTTTTTTGAATCCTATTTTTGAGGAATTGAGTCTGTGTCTGTAACAGACGCTAGGCCAGTTGGGTCAAATCAGTGATGAGATTGTCCAGTGCAAATTGGTGCGCAGTGAGTGGCTCTTCACTGCGCCACAGGCTGGGCTGGGGTCAGCTCACACAGCGAGGCGAGGACCCGCTCGTCAAGCAATGGGTGGTGCTCTTTGGCCTTGCAGATGCCGCTCCATTTTCCTGGCTTCAAAATTTTCCAGATATTTCAGTGCCCCTAGAATGACATTCTGACATTCCATGACATGCTGGCATGGAAGCACGAGGCAGTTTGTCTCTAAAACATGCCAGAGAATCTCTTGTCACCACCTAGGCAAAGAACCAGTGGCAAAGTggcagcctcccaaagagctcaTCCCTAATGTGACATCCTGGAATCAGATGGCACCGACACCAGCCCAGTCCAGCTTCTTCCAAGCTCTGTGACTAAGGACAAGTGGCCCCCCCGCCTCCCCTAGCGTTGGTATTCTCCTGTGTACATTCAGAAGGCAGATGCTGCTGTGGGGCCATGTGTGCTATGTCCATGGTGCAAGGTGGCACACATGCCGAGTTACCAGGTGAGACTGCCCCTTTGGGAAGGGGTAGGAAGGATCTCAGGTTGACTTCGTGGGCAGGATGGCTCTTATTTGAATGTGCCTTTAGCCCTCTCACAGAGCCTATTTCCACATCCCTGTGGATTCATCCCTGCGGAAATCTTGAGAGTCATTTATCCTATGCCGTCATGAAGAAGCAGCAGAAGGGAGAAGGTTTTAAAACGCTCATGGACAGGCAAAGGGGTCAAACACCTCCTGGATCAGATGCACTTGCCTTCCCACACACAAGTCTGCAAGCTCAGGACGGTGTTCACAGAGGCAGATGCTCAGGGCCGGGGCCTGAGTTTCCTGGGGCACAGCCTCCATATCTGGGGTTCCCTGGACTATGCCCAGATAGCTCATAATGTCCCAGCCTTATTTGTGATGGAGAAGGACTTGGGGAAAAGCCACCAGGAAGCAGTAAGTCTAACCAGGGAAGTGCACTGACTTGCATGCTTTGAAGAAGCGAAGGGAGAAAAGATACAAAGCCCTCACCTGGTTTGTCTGTAACAGTTGTTATTTCTCAGGGGAGCTGCATTAATGGGCCAAGCGTGTGCAGCCGGGTGTGTGAGCATGCATTTTGCAATGGACTATCTCCAAAAGCAGAGTGGGGTCACCCAAGAAATCCAGAGCAAGGGAAAATACTCATTAGCAAAGAAATTTTGCTGGAGCTGTGAAACGGCCAACTCATTtcctttttaagttattttaaatgaaatttttaaaaaaatcttgcttTCCAAGAAATTTTGTTTGTTGGCATATGTTTGGTGTTTTAATTCAATTTGGAGGATGAGCTAGTTAATTTCCCTGGGAGTACGTGCCTATTAAAAATATAGCATCCTGCATCTGACCGAGAGAAATATCTTACTATCTTATTGTGCTTTTCTTTtatgcagagagagaaaggagggtgtTGGGAAGGAGATCAGACTGTGgaaagattttctttattttttctctttttcttccttttatagtttgcttatttttcaaCTTGACATGGGTAGAGAGAGCGAATCACTAGTATAGAAAGCACATCTGGAATCCATCCGGCCTCCTCTCTCTGGCTCACCCTCCCCCAGCGATGCTTCTCCTTGAGAATGGGGGGAAGGCAGGCACCTCTGACCTTAGCAGGGCCTAACTTGGGGTCATTCACTGCAGACTTATCTTCTGAAGGTGTCTTattccttctctacaaaaaaaaaaaaaaaaaaaagtgttgctaTTAAAATGCTTTGAGGTAGGCTGGATGATCCCAGCTTGGTGAGGATGACATGAAAACTCTTAGCTAATGAGCTGTTTATTGAGTAGAACTGAGGGAAGCTCAGATGTGAGCAGTGTCTTTCAGTAAACATGGAAAGACTGAAGATGCAGACAATCAAATACTTAAGTATCTTGAAGAGCTGGGTGGTGGGCAGGGTCTGGCCAGTCGGTCAGGGAGATGTGTTAGTGCAGTACTTGGAAGAGAGTGGAACATCTAGGCAAGGACGTGCCATGGAGGTGGGCAGTGGGAGCAGCCCAGCGTCAGTGTCTGTATGGGTTAGAGACCACCGCTAATGAGGAGGAGCGTCTCTACTCTGCAGCTGTCCGTACTCCTGTGTCTTCCGTAATGTGCCCAGCTTTCTGAATATATACGAAACTAGTCTGCAAAGAGCAACATGTCTCAGCATCTGGCTTTATTTCTAAGTGTTCAGGTGGAATTTAAGCCGTGATCAAATTTACAACGTCACTGCCAGCTCTGGACACTTGCTTTTGGAATACAGCAAAGAGTGAACACTAATACTGCATCAGTCTTGCCCTCTGTTGGGTGCCACCCCTCCTCCCCACACCAGTTTGGCAAGATGAGATGGCTGAGGTCTGGGAAGCCCAGTGCCTCCAAGTCATGGTTAAAGCCCATCCCAGACACCAACACACCGCTCACAAATCAACATCGGCCCTGCAGAAACATGGACATGTGTTCACCAAGAGAACATCCTCAATCAATCCCAGCAGTGCTACCCGATGATAATCAACACATGGGCCATGGAAGAAATTACCCCATGTCCATCAACAAGAATGAATAGAGGGTAGTGTATGTGCCCACACCATGAGAGCAAGAAGGACTATTCAGCATGCAGGTGCATCTATGTGCATGACTCGCACAAGCATCTTGGGGAGAGGAAAGCAATGGACACAACTGTATCCTGCAGGGTTTCATTCATGTGAAGGTCAGAAGCAGGCTAAACTCACCTAGGGGAGAGTCCTAGCCCAGGTAGTGGTGATGCTTGGGGACAGGTGGTGACTAGGAGGGGCACAAGGAAGGCTGCAGGGTCCAGCCCATCCTCTTGCTGGCCTGGGTACTGGTCTCACTGATCTCTGTGTGGTGGGGCAGGCAGCCTCCCAGGCCTGCTGGTGCCTGCAGTGCCCAGTACTCCTGCAGTCCCTGGCAGTGTTAGTACCAATCCTCCAGAGTGGCTGACTCCCCTCTTGCCCTGAGTAGGGCTCACTGACTCCAGGAGCCTCAGGCCGGGGTGGGCTTCGAGCTTTCTTCCAGCAAACTTGAGGTCTGTGGCTGGTACCCCTCAGGAGCGGAGGGGAACTCTTGTCCATGAGATGCTTTTAACCGTGTGCAATAATGTGTAGATGCATCCAAAATCAATCTGGCCTTTAGCCCAGCACTTAACTCTTGGGATGAGGCCTGCTTTGTAAATGTTGATAATCCAGAGAAAATGAGCTTTTAGATTCTAAAGACGCCAGATATCTTCCACTTAGGCAAAATGCGGAGAATCATATTTAACAAAAGATGTTCTGGACAAATATGCTTCTTGAGGGATGAATATTTAATTATAAGGGAAATGATAAATCGAACATTAATGGGAAAATATGTTTGCCCTCAAGATTCCTGGTTTTGATGGGTCTCTGGCAAATCTTATACTATGTTTATTGGCGTTATTTTATTGCTGGTTATTCGTCTTtaattgtttgcttgttttctgctCTGCTCAATTTTGTATGAGCCTGTGGAGCCATGGGTCTATTCACCCGCTTCTCTCCACTCCTGGGAGCAAGTCCAGATCTGGCTGTTGGATGCATGGCAAAAGCAAAGGTGTGGAGAAGGTTCAGAGGAGACAGGACAAGTAAAAATGGTAGGGTCAGGTTGtcatgggggaaactgaggcacaggaggcAAACTGAGGTAGTACAAGAACAGTCtgaattataacaatatgccagtGTTACCTAAAAGGATGAGGAACATGGAGATGTGCTTGAATCCCTACCTGAGCGGGGGACAAGGGGCCTCAGGCATCACTGATTGGAACCAAGGTTTGTCTGCAGCTTGTCAGTTTCTGTCCCAGAAGCCCCACATACTGGAGTGGGTATCCCAGCGACGCTGTGGGATAAACCAGGACACTGTGGTGTCATGGACAGCTGTCTGTCTGCCAGGTGAAGGCCCCTCTAGTTGCAGTGTGAGCCGAGCAGGTCATCCGTTTGGCAGCATGGTGACGGCTCTGGCCCCAGCTGCTATGGGAGGGAGGATGCTGGCACAGGGCACTTCCCACAGACTGCCTTTGCTCCATGCCTTTTCCATGAACATGAGTGACTGTTCATGTGGGAAATGGCAGAGCCCTTGCGGCCCCCCTCAGCACTGTGCAATGGTACGGAGGTGGCAGGAGACAGCCTGAGGGCCCAGGTTGTCCTCATACCTGGCTTCATACCAGGGTGCATGCCGGGCACAGCACGTGTGTCCCCGAGAGTCCCCTGATCAGGGTGGAAACCCAGCAAAGTGAAAATCAGAAATATTGATTCTCCAGTCCCTGCtcacagatacagaaagaaagaaagaataagcaaTACTAGGCCTGGCATGtggcagttcacacctgtaatcccagcactttggtaggccaaggcaggcagatcacttgaggtcaggagttcaagaccagcctggccaacatggtgaaaccccgtctctactaaacatacaaaaattagccgggcgtggtggtgggcacctgtagtcccagctactcaggaggctgaggcaggagaatcgcttgaacccgggaggcggagggtgtgGTGAGGTGGAGGGTTtggtgagccgggatcgcgccactgcactccagcctgggtgacagaatgagactccatccccaaaacaaaacaaaacaaaca is a window encoding:
- the C16H9orf47 gene encoding LOW QUALITY PROTEIN: uncharacterized protein C9orf47 homolog (The sequence of the model RefSeq protein was modified relative to this genomic sequence to represent the inferred CDS: deleted 1 base in 1 codon), with protein sequence MKLGSEVASQSRTPDTLNKLEGCSARRLQSNTGKMAYKRKWSGLGPTIMIVLILLRIGPNKLSLSARQAPAQAQTSDQVSSLFRPGRWAPRVGTWSSPDEGRRPRKPVPGTGNRDSGTRRRRQDATEQDPRPGNDVASPETAGLPSPAGIRAQDRAPRHRRAPPAGMPVAPAPSADGEPLQERGGGLCHRSRSVYNGLELNTWMKVERLFVEKFHQSFSLDN